In Phycisphaerae bacterium, a genomic segment contains:
- a CDS encoding cobalamin-dependent protein (Presence of a B(12) (cobalamin)-binding domain implies dependence on cobalamin itself, in one of its several forms, or in some unusual lineages, dependence on a cobalamin-like analog.) produces MLNEIFLQRYLQALLTGDRRSCREVIEDVLHNNNASIVGVYSEVIWPMMLEIEKLSRSDTITSVQEHLATRINRTIIDQLQNKLPKLPQNEKKVVICSSLKEISELGGQMITDMFESAGWDVRFIGGGLTNDDILSYIHEFSPEVLVIYGTDPTETPEVRKIIDRIRGINAWPDMKIMLCGGVFGRAEGLWEEIGANLYAETPAEAVEAATSEKPVIEPVRTINRRKRKYELCAKGGVHKK; encoded by the coding sequence ATGTTGAATGAAATTTTTCTGCAAAGGTATTTACAAGCGTTACTTACAGGCGATCGTCGAAGTTGCAGAGAGGTTATAGAGGATGTTTTGCATAACAATAATGCGTCCATAGTTGGGGTTTACAGTGAGGTAATCTGGCCTATGATGCTTGAAATTGAGAAGTTATCTCGTTCTGACACAATAACATCGGTTCAGGAGCATTTGGCAACACGGATAAACCGCACAATAATAGACCAGCTTCAGAACAAGCTGCCTAAATTGCCGCAGAATGAGAAAAAGGTGGTTATCTGCAGTTCTCTAAAGGAGATAAGCGAGCTTGGCGGTCAGATGATTACGGATATGTTTGAAAGTGCCGGCTGGGATGTGAGGTTCATCGGCGGCGGGCTAACTAATGATGACATATTGTCTTATATACACGAGTTTAGTCCTGAGGTTCTTGTAATTTACGGAACGGACCCGACGGAGACGCCGGAAGTCCGCAAGATAATCGACAGGATAAGAGGGATAAACGCCTGGCCGGATATGAAAATAATGCTGTGCGGCGGGGTTTTCGGCAGAGCCGAGGGCCTTTGGGAAGAAATCGGGGCAAACCTTTACGCTGAAACACCCGCGGAGGCGGTCGAAGCGGCTACAAGTGAAAAGCCTGTTATAGAGCCAGTAAGAACGATAAATCGCAGAAAGAGAAAATACGAGCTGTGTGCCAAAGGCGGTGTGCATAAAAAATAG
- a CDS encoding S8 family serine peptidase, whose translation MTQGNLHIKSSLPSSAIYKTPIIRTLAILIIFAGVLSAAEDCNCEKPASTNTIESKLTDPNEIYKGFELGSEKVKVIVNLKKPEMLVRKTVNWQSKDSLKRLHGEVRNRQDKLIGTFRAKEFGLRHRFENQAGFSCEVTPEALDKLLNDPNVESIEPVFILEKHLAQGIPLINGTVYRSTYNGQGTAIAICDTGVDYTHPMLGGGGFPNGKIIGGYDFGDDDSDPFPTDAHGTCCAGIAAGDIGSVGDYIGGVAYGAKIYAMKVEDSSGYIYNDSIIAAWNWCVSHKNDNPSYPILVISVSLGGGRYYSTCDGSNSSLATAANNAVAAGITILVSSGNDGYCDSIASPACLSNTISVGAVYDAAFGIYQPCVSSASCATKYSTAGCTTGWYCIDTTAADKVTSYSNTASFLDILAPSNKAYTTDMVGSAGYSSGDYYSSFGGTSTACPYSAGAAACLQSAAKVITGNYLTPSQVKSILISTGNNVTDTKISITKPRINLGNAIESIDITPNPCEEVMIGTGTSSWGFPMYTYYHDSRTQVIYQASEIGSAGSITSLALYVTTIPGQVMNNWTIRMKQTTLNTYSSCSFDSTGWTTVYQANESQGGTGWRTFTFSTPFLYNGTDNLMVDFSHNNSSYTTNGYCRYSTPGGTRSVYAFSDSVYGDPLNWSGSTLPRTYCGTYVPNVLFTVCPPTIAAPVLGAEPNITAGLCNTISWGTVSAADNYYAQCSADPCFSVIDSNSGWITATSYQFCNLDIGQQYWYRAKARNTSLDIEGEWSNTVSSRQCGTPGDFEPDCDVDWADLAVLGEQWLQSPGTPSADIWPPPAGDGIVNFFDLAELANHWMQY comes from the coding sequence ATGACACAGGGGAATTTGCATATCAAAAGTTCATTGCCGAGTTCGGCAATATATAAAACTCCAATAATAAGAACGCTGGCCATTCTGATAATATTTGCGGGAGTTTTATCGGCTGCGGAGGATTGCAACTGCGAAAAACCGGCGTCAACGAATACTATCGAAAGCAAACTTACAGACCCCAATGAAATTTACAAAGGTTTCGAGCTGGGCAGCGAAAAAGTCAAAGTTATCGTCAATCTTAAAAAACCGGAAATGCTGGTCAGGAAAACTGTCAACTGGCAATCGAAAGATTCGCTAAAGCGGCTGCACGGTGAAGTAAGAAATCGCCAGGATAAACTAATCGGGACTTTCAGGGCAAAGGAATTCGGGCTTCGTCATCGTTTTGAAAATCAGGCTGGTTTCTCCTGCGAAGTTACGCCTGAAGCGCTGGATAAATTATTAAACGACCCGAACGTCGAGTCGATAGAGCCGGTGTTTATTCTCGAAAAACATCTGGCGCAGGGCATACCGCTGATAAACGGCACGGTGTACCGCTCGACATATAACGGTCAGGGCACGGCAATCGCAATTTGCGATACCGGAGTCGATTATACTCATCCGATGCTGGGCGGGGGCGGATTTCCGAACGGTAAAATTATAGGCGGATACGATTTCGGCGACGACGATTCCGACCCGTTTCCAACAGACGCACACGGGACGTGCTGTGCCGGTATCGCGGCGGGAGATATCGGCAGCGTAGGCGATTATATCGGAGGCGTCGCTTACGGCGCTAAAATTTATGCGATGAAAGTAGAAGACAGCTCCGGCTATATTTACAATGACAGCATAATCGCGGCGTGGAACTGGTGCGTGAGCCATAAAAACGATAATCCATCGTATCCTATTCTGGTAATCAGTGTCAGTCTGGGCGGCGGACGATACTACAGCACGTGCGACGGCTCGAACAGTTCGCTGGCGACCGCTGCGAATAATGCCGTCGCGGCAGGGATTACGATTCTCGTATCTTCGGGCAACGACGGCTACTGCGATTCGATAGCAAGTCCGGCGTGTCTGAGTAATACAATTTCGGTAGGCGCTGTTTATGACGCGGCGTTCGGAATATACCAGCCCTGCGTCAGTTCGGCATCATGCGCGACCAAATATTCAACAGCCGGATGTACTACCGGATGGTACTGTATCGACACAACGGCGGCGGACAAGGTAACATCTTATTCGAACACCGCTTCGTTTCTGGATATACTTGCGCCTTCAAACAAGGCTTATACTACGGATATGGTCGGTTCGGCCGGCTATTCGAGCGGCGATTATTATTCATCTTTCGGCGGAACGTCAACGGCGTGTCCTTATTCGGCGGGTGCGGCGGCGTGTCTGCAATCGGCCGCTAAAGTAATTACGGGAAATTATCTAACGCCGAGCCAGGTTAAATCCATCCTGATTTCAACGGGCAATAATGTAACCGACACAAAGATTTCAATTACCAAGCCGCGCATCAATCTGGGCAACGCAATTGAAAGCATAGATATAACTCCGAATCCCTGCGAAGAAGTTATGATAGGAACGGGAACGTCGAGCTGGGGCTTTCCAATGTACACCTATTATCACGACAGCAGAACACAGGTGATATATCAGGCAAGCGAAATCGGCTCTGCGGGCAGCATCACAAGCCTTGCGCTTTATGTAACAACTATACCCGGGCAGGTGATGAACAACTGGACAATTCGAATGAAACAAACAACGCTGAATACTTACAGCAGCTGTTCGTTTGATTCGACGGGCTGGACGACAGTTTATCAGGCTAATGAATCGCAGGGCGGGACGGGATGGCGGACTTTTACTTTTTCGACACCATTTCTATATAACGGGACAGATAATCTGATGGTCGATTTCAGCCATAATAACAGTTCCTATACCACCAACGGCTATTGCAGATATTCGACGCCCGGCGGGACCAGGAGCGTTTACGCGTTTTCCGACAGCGTTTACGGCGACCCGCTGAACTGGTCCGGAAGCACTTTGCCGAGGACGTATTGCGGGACTTATGTGCCGAATGTTCTGTTTACGGTTTGCCCACCGACGATTGCCGCACCGGTTCTCGGCGCAGAACCAAATATAACGGCGGGACTTTGCAATACAATTTCCTGGGGCACGGTTTCCGCCGCTGATAATTATTACGCACAATGCTCGGCCGACCCATGCTTTTCTGTAATCGACAGCAACAGCGGCTGGATAACGGCGACAAGTTACCAATTCTGCAATCTCGACATTGGTCAGCAATACTGGTACCGAGCTAAAGCCAGAAATACTTCATTGGATATCGAAGGCGAATGGTCAAATACGGTTTCGTCGCGTCAGTGCGGCACGCCGGGAGATTTCGAGCCAGACTGCGATGTGGACTGGGCCGACCTTGCGGTATTGGGCGAACAATGGCTTCAATCGCCGGGCACACCATCGGCGGATATATGGCCGCCGCCAGCGGGCGACGGTATAGTCAATTTCTTCGACCTTGCCGAACTGGCAAACCACTGGATGCAGTATTAA
- a CDS encoding CDP-alcohol phosphatidyltransferase family protein: protein MDKAKFTGDKKAPMKTFLAGPERRFIDSNIAKLPSWLQGYHLTLMTIIWSGGLIGFGYLAKNNIHWLWLSSLILVLQWFTDCFDGALGRHRDTGIPKWGFYMDHLLDFIFMACVFIGYSFLLEGIYKEIILLLIGVFGTFMASSFLAFGATGEFRITYFGTGPTEVRIWFLALNTALIFCGTKWIEKFLPYILGISLIVLVAVIYRTQKHIWEIDMQDKANRGR, encoded by the coding sequence ATGGATAAAGCTAAATTTACCGGCGATAAAAAAGCCCCGATGAAAACATTTCTGGCCGGGCCTGAACGAAGGTTCATAGACAGCAACATCGCCAAACTTCCATCGTGGCTGCAGGGTTATCACTTAACGCTTATGACTATTATATGGTCTGGCGGCCTTATAGGATTCGGGTATCTGGCAAAAAATAATATTCACTGGCTCTGGCTTTCGTCTTTGATACTCGTTCTGCAGTGGTTCACGGATTGTTTCGACGGTGCTTTGGGGCGGCACAGAGATACCGGCATTCCAAAATGGGGATTTTATATGGACCATTTGCTGGATTTTATTTTTATGGCCTGCGTTTTTATCGGCTATTCTTTTTTGCTGGAAGGAATTTATAAAGAAATCATCCTGCTGCTGATTGGCGTATTCGGAACATTTATGGCAAGCTCGTTTCTGGCGTTCGGCGCCACCGGCGAATTCAGGATAACATATTTCGGCACCGGGCCGACCGAAGTTCGAATATGGTTTCTTGCGCTTAATACCGCATTGATTTTTTGCGGCACTAAATGGATTGAAAAATTTCTGCCGTATATTCTTGGAATCTCGCTTATCGTTCTGGTTGCGGTGATTTACCGTACACAGAAACACATCTGGGAAATCGATATGCAGGACAAGGCTAACCGAGGCCGTTGA
- a CDS encoding glycosyltransferase family 4 protein: MVIVHIITRLILGGAQENTLITCKGLADRGHDVTLITGPALGPEGELFRQTKNQKYKTIVIDSLRRQINPIYDIPAYYQLKKILAQIQPDIVHTHSAKAGILGRFAAAQLKTQNLKLKTVHGVHGLSFHEYQNPLLNKFYIAVERAAAKKTDAFICVADAMTQKSLAAGIGKPEQYTTAYSAIEEEPFLNPVTTQQRNDFRKKYDIPNDTIVFVTIARLFHLKGHNYIVESAYELSKRFENCVWLFVGDGVLRYLMQKQIADSGLADKFRFTGLLPPSDIPLAIQASDILVHCSLREGLARVLPQAMLCGKPAISFDIDGANEVVNPDTGRLVEPENVRQLTEVCAELIANENLRTKLGVAGREFVKEKFSPKTMVDKIEEVYKKLLKEV; this comes from the coding sequence ATGGTTATAGTGCATATTATAACTCGTTTGATTCTCGGCGGAGCGCAGGAGAACACTTTAATCACCTGTAAAGGCCTTGCCGACCGCGGACACGATGTAACTTTAATTACAGGCCCCGCGCTCGGCCCCGAAGGCGAACTTTTTAGGCAGACAAAAAATCAAAAATATAAAACGATTGTAATTGATTCGCTGCGCAGACAAATAAATCCGATTTACGATATCCCCGCGTATTATCAGTTAAAAAAAATATTAGCCCAAATTCAGCCTGACATTGTTCACACCCACTCAGCCAAAGCAGGTATTTTAGGCCGCTTCGCTGCCGCTCAACTCAAAACTCAAAACTTAAAACTCAAAACCGTTCACGGCGTTCACGGCCTTTCATTCCACGAATACCAAAATCCATTATTGAACAAATTTTATATCGCTGTCGAAAGAGCCGCTGCGAAAAAAACAGATGCGTTTATCTGTGTGGCTGACGCGATGACGCAAAAATCCCTTGCCGCGGGCATCGGCAAACCTGAGCAATATACAACCGCCTATTCGGCTATAGAGGAAGAACCATTTTTAAATCCTGTTACAACCCAACAGCGGAATGATTTCCGAAAAAAATATGATATACCGAATGACACGATTGTTTTTGTAACTATCGCGAGATTGTTTCACCTCAAGGGGCATAATTACATAGTCGAATCTGCGTATGAGCTTTCGAAAAGATTTGAAAATTGCGTCTGGCTTTTCGTAGGCGACGGAGTTTTGAGATACCTGATGCAAAAGCAGATTGCCGATTCGGGCCTTGCCGATAAATTCAGATTTACCGGCCTTTTGCCTCCTTCGGACATACCGCTTGCGATTCAGGCTTCGGATATTCTCGTGCATTGTTCGCTGCGTGAAGGTTTGGCCAGAGTCCTGCCCCAGGCGATGCTGTGCGGCAAACCTGCGATAAGTTTCGACATCGACGGCGCAAACGAAGTTGTTAACCCCGACACCGGCAGACTTGTCGAACCTGAGAATGTCCGGCAGTTAACAGAGGTTTGTGCGGAATTGATTGCGAACGAAAATTTGCGGACAAAACTCGGTGTCGCCGGCAGGGAATTCGTCAAAGAAAAATTTTCGCCGAAAACAATGGTCGATAAAATCGAAGAAGTTTATAAAAAATTGTTAAAGGAAGTATAG
- a CDS encoding four helix bundle protein, whose amino-acid sequence MEKAKKFTDLIVWQKAHKFVLSAYRLSEKFPNSEIYGLISQFRRAAVSIPANIAEGFRKRSKAEKTYFLGVSQSSLEECRYYLILAKDLGYSDTKEQLIQLEEVSKILMGYSNAIRSDI is encoded by the coding sequence ATGGAAAAAGCGAAGAAATTTACTGATTTAATTGTGTGGCAAAAAGCTCATAAATTCGTCTTATCCGCTTATCGTCTAAGTGAAAAATTCCCAAACTCTGAGATATATGGATTAATCTCACAGTTTCGAAGAGCGGCAGTTTCAATTCCTGCTAATATCGCGGAGGGATTTAGAAAAAGGAGTAAGGCGGAGAAAACATATTTTTTAGGAGTTTCCCAAAGTTCTCTGGAAGAATGCCGTTATTATTTGATTCTTGCTAAAGATTTAGGATATAGTGATACTAAGGAACAACTTATTCAACTTGAAGAAGTAAGTAAAATTCTTATGGGATATTCGAATGCAATAAGGTCTGATATTTGA
- the truA gene encoding tRNA pseudouridine(38-40) synthase TruA — protein sequence MALRNIKLTIQYDGSRYSGWQKQPDRKTIEAELISAIENLVCCDNVEVNGSSRTDAGVSALGQVANVRLDTPIPTGRLAKAISMYLPKQIVVTEAVDVPDDFDAIKYTKSKLYRYSIYTGRSRPVMQINHCWHRPGSLNVEAMNTAAHKFVGEKDFKSFATACDKRSSSVRTILQCEVTQNQQWIYIDVEADGFLYNMVRNIVGTLVEIGRGRWQPEKIDEIIEAKKRTAAGPIAPANGLCLMWIKY from the coding sequence GATGGTAGTCGCTACAGCGGCTGGCAGAAGCAGCCTGACCGCAAAACCATCGAAGCCGAACTTATCTCGGCAATTGAAAATCTTGTCTGCTGCGATAATGTCGAAGTCAATGGTTCGAGCCGAACCGACGCCGGCGTAAGCGCTCTCGGCCAGGTCGCTAATGTCAGGCTCGACACTCCGATTCCAACCGGCCGCCTCGCGAAAGCGATAAGTATGTATCTGCCGAAACAAATCGTTGTTACCGAAGCCGTTGATGTGCCGGACGACTTCGACGCAATCAAATATACAAAAAGCAAATTGTATCGTTATTCGATTTACACCGGCAGAAGCCGTCCCGTAATGCAGATAAATCATTGCTGGCACAGGCCGGGCAGCCTGAATGTCGAGGCTATGAACACCGCGGCGCATAAATTCGTCGGCGAAAAAGATTTCAAATCTTTCGCTACCGCCTGCGATAAGCGCAGCAGTTCTGTACGGACGATTTTGCAATGCGAGGTTACGCAAAACCAGCAGTGGATATACATAGATGTCGAAGCGGACGGTTTCCTGTATAATATGGTAAGAAATATTGTCGGCACGCTCGTCGAAATCGGCCGCGGCCGATGGCAGCCGGAAAAAATAGATGAAATTATCGAAGCGAAAAAACGTACCGCCGCCGGCCCTATCGCCCCGGCAAACGGCCTGTGCCTTATGTGGATAAAATACTAA
- a CDS encoding secondary thiamine-phosphate synthase enzyme YjbQ, protein MKSFKKELYFNTPTRRQFINITSEVENCLSESGIKEGLCLVNAMHITASVFINDDERGLHQDFETWLEKLAPEKPYSQYHHNGAEDNADAHLKRQVMGREVVVAITNGKLDFGPWEQIFYGEFDGKRRKRLLVKIIGE, encoded by the coding sequence ATGAAAAGCTTCAAAAAGGAACTTTATTTTAATACACCGACTCGTAGGCAGTTTATCAACATTACTTCGGAAGTGGAAAATTGTCTGTCGGAGAGCGGCATAAAAGAAGGCCTGTGTCTTGTAAATGCGATGCACATTACGGCAAGTGTTTTTATTAACGATGATGAAAGGGGCCTTCATCAGGACTTTGAAACCTGGCTCGAAAAGCTCGCCCCTGAAAAACCCTATTCGCAATATCATCACAACGGCGCCGAAGATAATGCCGATGCTCATTTAAAGCGTCAGGTTATGGGCAGGGAGGTTGTCGTTGCGATTACGAACGGCAAATTAGATTTCGGTCCGTGGGAACAGATTTTTTACGGCGAATTCGATGGCAAACGCAGAAAACGCCTGCTGGTTAAAATCATCGGCGAATGA
- a CDS encoding FGGY family carbohydrate kinase, with protein MFFIGYDAGSSSVKASLLDGQSGKIIASATSPKKELEIIAAKAGWAEQNPEIWWENIKKATAELLAASKVNPADIKAIGISYQMHGLVLVDKNKQLLRDAIIWCDSRAVPIGEKAAKEIGEQKCLQTLLNLPGNFTATRLKWIKDNQPDIYKKIFKAILPGEYIAMKMSDRIVTTPGGLSEHIMWDASKGGPADIMLDYFGFEKDFYAEVLPSFSEQGELTAKAADELGLKAGTKITYRGGDQPNNALSLNVLNPGEIAATAGTSGVVYGITDKPVYDGKSRVNTFVNVNYSKTAPRYGVLLCVSGTGILNSWLRKNVADNIDYHAMNELAAKAPIGSDGLVILPFGNGAERTLENKDFGAQISGLRFNTHTKQHLLRAGQEGIVFALNFGLQIMHGIGVKVSKVRAGDANMFLSPLFGKAFACVTDAVVELYNTDGSAGAARGAGIGLGFYKDFSQAFAGLKSTRTIEPDKKLSQQYKEAYENWLDAMKKITG; from the coding sequence ATGTTTTTTATAGGTTACGACGCAGGCAGTTCATCGGTAAAGGCATCGCTTCTTGACGGGCAGAGCGGAAAAATTATCGCTTCGGCGACAAGCCCGAAAAAAGAGCTTGAAATTATCGCGGCCAAAGCCGGCTGGGCCGAACAGAATCCGGAAATATGGTGGGAGAATATAAAAAAGGCGACGGCGGAACTACTGGCGGCTTCAAAAGTAAATCCGGCAGATATAAAAGCTATCGGAATTTCGTACCAGATGCACGGACTTGTGCTGGTCGATAAAAATAAACAACTGCTGCGCGACGCGATTATCTGGTGCGACAGCAGAGCGGTTCCAATCGGAGAAAAAGCGGCAAAAGAAATCGGCGAACAAAAATGCCTGCAGACACTTCTTAATCTGCCGGGGAATTTTACGGCGACGAGACTGAAATGGATAAAAGATAACCAGCCGGATATTTATAAAAAAATATTCAAGGCGATACTGCCCGGCGAATATATCGCGATGAAGATGAGCGACAGGATAGTAACCACGCCGGGAGGTCTTTCCGAACATATTATGTGGGATGCCAGTAAAGGCGGGCCGGCGGATATTATGCTGGACTACTTCGGATTCGAAAAAGATTTTTACGCGGAGGTGCTGCCGAGTTTTTCAGAACAGGGCGAACTGACGGCAAAAGCAGCAGATGAACTCGGATTAAAAGCGGGTACGAAAATTACATACCGCGGAGGCGACCAGCCGAATAACGCACTTTCATTAAATGTTCTTAATCCCGGCGAAATAGCGGCAACTGCGGGAACGAGCGGTGTCGTTTACGGAATTACAGACAAGCCGGTGTACGACGGCAAATCACGGGTTAATACTTTTGTTAATGTAAATTACAGCAAGACCGCACCGAGATACGGCGTATTGCTTTGCGTAAGCGGAACGGGAATTTTGAACAGCTGGCTTCGAAAAAATGTTGCAGATAATATCGACTATCACGCGATGAATGAACTTGCCGCCAAGGCGCCAATCGGCAGTGACGGGCTTGTGATACTGCCATTCGGCAACGGGGCCGAAAGGACGCTTGAAAATAAAGATTTCGGCGCACAAATCAGCGGCCTGAGATTCAACACACATACCAAGCAGCATTTACTGCGGGCAGGTCAGGAAGGCATTGTATTCGCATTGAATTTCGGCCTGCAGATAATGCACGGTATCGGCGTAAAGGTCAGTAAGGTTCGGGCGGGAGACGCGAATATGTTTTTGAGTCCGCTGTTCGGCAAGGCGTTCGCGTGCGTTACGGACGCGGTGGTTGAACTTTATAATACAGACGGTTCTGCAGGTGCAGCAAGAGGCGCAGGAATCGGACTCGGCTTTTATAAGGATTTTTCACAGGCTTTCGCGGGACTGAAAAGCACAAGAACCATAGAGCCTGACAAAAAATTATCGCAGCAATATAAAGAAGCTTATGAAAACTGGCTTGATGCAATGAAAAAGATAACAGGTTAG